One window from the genome of Xiphophorus hellerii strain 12219 chromosome 16, Xiphophorus_hellerii-4.1, whole genome shotgun sequence encodes:
- the prl gene encoding prolactin, whose protein sequence is MAQRRISGGKLFITAVYLVAMCRAVPVNDLLDRASQRSDKMHSLSTLLTQEMDSHFPPYGRMQMLRPADCHTSILQTPNDKEQALQVSESDLMSLARSLLRGWVDPLAVLSTNAITLPHPAKSSISSKIQELQEHSKSLADGLDILSGKMGPAAQTISFLPYTGGTDLGQDRVTILNKFNFLLSCLRRDSHKIDSFLKVLRCRAAKLQPELC, encoded by the exons ATGGCTCAGAGAAGAATCAGCGGAGGAAAACTCTTCATCACAG CCGTGTACCTGGTGGCCATGTGCAGAGCCGTGCCCGTCAATGACCTGCTCGACCGAGCCTCACAGCGCTCCGACAAAATGCACTCTCTGAGCACGCTGCTCACCCAGGAGATG GACTCTCACTTCCCTCCTTACGGTAGGATGCAAATGCTTCGTCCTGCTGACTGCCACACCTCAATTCTACAGACGCCCAATGACAAAGAGCAAGCTCTGCAAGTTTCT GAGTCAGATCTGATGTCTCTGGCCCGCTCCCTGCTCCGAGGCTGGGTGGATCCTTTGGCGGTCCTGTCTACCAACGCCATCACCTTGCCTCACCCAGCCAAAAGCAGCATATCAAGCAAGATCCAGGAGCTACAGGAGCATTCTAAAAGCCTGGCAGATGGTCTGGACATACTGTCCGGCAAG ATGGGTCCGGCCGCTCAAACCATCTCCTTCCTGCCTTACACCGGTGGGACTGACCTGGGCCAGGACCGGGTCACCATACTAAACAAGTTCAACTTCCTGCTGTCCTGCCTTCGCCGCGACTCGCACAAGATCGACAGCTTCTTGAAAGTCCTTCGCTGTCGTGCAGCGAAGTTGCAGCCCGAGTTGTGCTAA